In Candidatus Eisenbacteria bacterium, a single genomic region encodes these proteins:
- the rlmN gene encoding 23S rRNA (adenine(2503)-C(2))-methyltransferase RlmN codes for MTTLPNLAVSPVFPPAAPSLFGLSRDTLGDRLTAHGVPRYRADQIYAWVYQKHHRSAASMTNLPSGLRSGLEAVCTLDLPRLDTVLGTQDSMTQKFVLELADGARVECVSMRTEKRLTFCVSSQVGCALKCAFCATGLMGLKRNLRAEEIVAQVLAMGDFHRWRDARFNIVFMGMGEPLVNYEPVIESIRILRDERGLNLGARRITVSTSGVVPGIRRLATERMPLGLALSLHATTDELRNELIPLNRRWPLADLIPSVRDYGRAVGRRVTLEYTLLDGVNDLPEDALRLAAIARSLPSKINLIPYNPVPGLPFRRPSPAAVEAFAQQLYPIAPAVTVRNTLGGEIWAACGQLGGLSPTG; via the coding sequence ATGACCACCCTGCCGAATCTCGCCGTCTCGCCGGTGTTTCCTCCCGCTGCCCCGAGTCTCTTCGGGCTCTCTCGAGACACGCTCGGCGATCGACTGACGGCCCACGGAGTGCCGCGCTATCGGGCCGATCAGATCTACGCGTGGGTCTATCAGAAGCACCACCGCTCGGCCGCCAGCATGACGAACCTGCCGAGCGGACTTCGGTCCGGCCTCGAAGCGGTCTGCACGCTCGATCTCCCGCGACTCGACACCGTGCTGGGCACCCAGGATTCGATGACGCAGAAGTTCGTGCTCGAGCTGGCCGACGGCGCGCGCGTCGAGTGTGTGTCGATGCGCACCGAGAAGCGACTCACGTTCTGCGTTTCGAGTCAGGTCGGCTGCGCGCTCAAGTGCGCGTTCTGTGCCACCGGCCTGATGGGACTCAAGCGCAACCTGCGCGCCGAGGAGATCGTCGCGCAGGTGCTGGCGATGGGCGACTTCCACCGCTGGAGAGACGCGCGTTTCAACATCGTGTTCATGGGAATGGGCGAGCCACTCGTCAACTACGAACCCGTGATCGAGTCGATCCGCATCCTGCGCGACGAACGCGGCCTCAATCTGGGCGCGCGTCGCATCACGGTGTCGACCAGCGGCGTGGTGCCGGGCATTCGCCGCCTCGCCACCGAGCGCATGCCACTGGGGCTCGCGCTCTCGCTGCACGCGACCACCGACGAGCTGCGCAACGAACTGATCCCGCTCAACCGGCGCTGGCCGCTCGCGGATCTGATCCCTTCGGTGCGCGACTACGGCCGAGCGGTCGGGCGGCGCGTGACGCTCGAGTACACGTTGCTCGATGGCGTGAACGACCTGCCGGAGGACGCACTGCGGCTCGCCGCGATCGCGCGTAGTCTGCCGAGCAAGATCAATCTGATTCCTTACAACCCGGTGCCGGGGCTGCCGTTTCGACGGCCCTCCCCCGCGGCGGTCGAGGCGTTCGCCCAGCAGCTCTACCCGATCGCCCCCGCGGTGACGGTTCGCAACACGCTCGGCGGCGAAATCTGGGCGGCGTGCGGCCAGCTCGGGGGTCTGTCCCCGACCGGATGA
- a CDS encoding HAMP domain-containing protein: protein MTLRSRLVLAFLALALIPLGILTFFMLDRLERSIALWNTPGVDRALQSALEVSKASVVRLESTVRAQAETWAEALPSGRLDVERREAVRAALPAASLDFLQIYRRDATGWALVDELTPIGVIPPSRFDLSERVTESLAADRVIRSSEGALVGLWPAGPSHVVAAGYYVPPDFFGDMERVGEGVGFYRRFGIIRDVTRVALIALVLGLVGALTLASFLVANRLARSMTQPLRALEEAVGRVAGGDLTARITPVGAREWVALGHSFNDMTGRLAEAQERVVQAEREAAWREVARRLAHEFKNLITPMGLSLHRLRRRVESVDVAQRAVVEDSLAGIGDGVEQLGRLAEQFSQFARLPEPRHEPLDLADVVRSAVRLHEPEGVQVELDATREVPVLGDRLLLSRAIHNLILNACEASPRGGTVEVQVHATGERAVVEVLDRGSGLDPVLRGQLFEPYVSTKRRGSGLGLSLVRDVAQQHGGMVTLDDRAEGGARAALELPLAQHAE from the coding sequence GTGACACTGCGCTCCCGCCTGGTGCTGGCATTCCTCGCTCTGGCCCTCATCCCGCTCGGCATTCTCACCTTCTTCATGCTCGATCGGCTGGAGCGCTCGATCGCGCTGTGGAACACGCCCGGCGTGGATCGAGCACTGCAGTCGGCGCTCGAGGTCAGCAAGGCTTCCGTGGTGCGCCTCGAATCCACCGTGCGCGCGCAGGCCGAAACATGGGCCGAAGCGCTCCCGTCGGGCCGCCTCGATGTGGAGCGTCGCGAGGCGGTGCGTGCAGCGCTGCCGGCCGCTTCGCTCGACTTCCTGCAGATCTATCGCCGCGATGCGACCGGCTGGGCGCTGGTGGACGAGCTCACGCCCATCGGCGTCATTCCGCCGTCGCGCTTCGATCTCTCGGAGCGCGTCACCGAATCGCTCGCGGCGGATCGCGTGATTCGCTCGAGTGAAGGGGCGCTGGTCGGGCTGTGGCCGGCCGGCCCCTCGCACGTGGTGGCCGCGGGCTACTACGTGCCGCCCGACTTCTTCGGCGACATGGAACGCGTCGGCGAGGGGGTCGGATTCTATCGGCGGTTCGGAATCATTCGAGACGTGACGCGTGTGGCGTTGATCGCGCTGGTGCTGGGGCTGGTCGGCGCGCTCACCCTGGCTTCGTTCCTGGTCGCCAATCGCCTCGCGCGCAGCATGACGCAGCCGCTGCGCGCGCTCGAGGAGGCGGTCGGCCGGGTCGCCGGCGGCGACCTGACCGCGCGCATCACGCCGGTCGGAGCACGCGAGTGGGTGGCACTCGGTCACAGCTTCAACGACATGACCGGTCGGCTCGCCGAAGCGCAGGAGCGGGTGGTGCAAGCCGAGCGCGAGGCGGCGTGGCGCGAAGTCGCGCGAAGACTCGCCCACGAGTTCAAGAACCTGATCACGCCGATGGGACTCTCGCTGCACCGCCTGCGGCGCCGCGTCGAATCGGTGGACGTCGCACAACGCGCGGTGGTCGAGGACAGCCTGGCGGGGATCGGCGACGGCGTGGAACAGCTCGGACGCCTGGCGGAGCAGTTCTCGCAGTTCGCGCGGCTGCCGGAGCCGCGCCACGAGCCGCTCGATCTCGCCGACGTGGTACGTTCCGCGGTGCGTCTCCACGAGCCCGAAGGCGTCCAGGTCGAGCTCGATGCGACGCGCGAAGTGCCGGTGCTGGGAGATCGCCTGCTGCTGTCGCGCGCGATCCACAATCTGATTCTCAATGCCTGCGAAGCGAGTCCGCGCGGCGGCACCGTCGAGGTACAGGTGCACGCCACGGGCGAGCGCGCGGTCGTCGAGGTACTCGACCGCGGTTCGGGACTCGATCCGGTCCTGCGCGGCCAGCTGTTCGAACCGTACGTGAGCACCAAGCGACGCGGCAGCGGCCTGGGGCTGTCGCTGGTGCGGGACGTCGCGCAGCAGCACGG